A region from the Bacillus sp. Marseille-P3661 genome encodes:
- a CDS encoding PDZ domain-containing protein has translation MDNNLGYKYRLTKDGDEMTYTWILDVLVGVGRYFLNPLVYIVFLFSFILGYRRVKRERKDFNIRIFHAFIGWRELIWPSIVTGLVISVITLGLGLLLPYGFTVLTGAISVLFLCLLRPRLLSPAYVLGFAILVSLFLPMVDVNQPIFVQWLEDIGNTSFLVMAIIMSLLLVAEGLLILKRGSNLTTPRLKKSKRGKLVGIHETQKLWMAPVFFLIPGDAITSIWEWWPVIATSNQSYTVMLVPFGIGFYQQIQSSLPKMAIQATGRRVLGLSMIVLTLTVAAYWYPILAVGAAVVALIGREWITIRQRSADEDQVSFFANRDTGMVILGVIPGSPADRMSLQIGEVVTKVNGQVVRSEKEFYEALQVNRAFCKLEVLDYNGEVRFANRSLYDGEHHELGLLFVHDDNQWTTEAV, from the coding sequence AGTGGGTGTTGGGAGGTATTTTTTAAACCCTCTAGTTTATATTGTTTTCCTGTTTTCCTTTATTCTTGGCTATCGGCGTGTAAAACGGGAACGCAAGGATTTTAATATTCGGATATTCCATGCATTTATTGGCTGGCGTGAGCTCATTTGGCCGAGTATTGTAACAGGTTTGGTCATATCGGTTATAACGCTCGGACTTGGTTTGTTACTGCCATACGGATTTACAGTGTTAACTGGAGCAATTTCGGTTTTATTTTTATGTTTGCTGCGGCCACGATTGCTTTCACCTGCATATGTACTAGGTTTTGCTATTTTAGTTTCTTTATTTTTACCAATGGTGGACGTCAATCAACCAATCTTTGTACAATGGCTTGAAGATATAGGGAACACGTCATTTCTTGTTATGGCAATCATCATGTCTCTTTTATTAGTAGCTGAAGGGTTGTTAATTTTAAAAAGAGGCTCAAACCTTACAACACCAAGGTTGAAGAAAAGTAAGCGCGGCAAATTGGTCGGCATCCATGAAACGCAAAAGCTGTGGATGGCTCCAGTATTCTTTCTTATTCCAGGTGATGCGATTACATCCATTTGGGAATGGTGGCCGGTAATAGCCACATCGAATCAATCGTATACGGTTATGCTTGTACCGTTTGGAATTGGGTTTTATCAACAAATTCAATCCTCTCTTCCTAAAATGGCTATTCAAGCAACCGGTCGAAGAGTACTTGGCTTAAGTATGATTGTTTTAACTTTAACTGTTGCGGCGTACTGGTACCCGATCTTGGCGGTTGGTGCTGCAGTGGTAGCATTAATTGGCCGTGAATGGATTACGATCAGGCAGCGAAGTGCAGATGAAGATCAAGTTTCATTCTTTGCAAATCGTGATACAGGAATGGTGATTTTAGGCGTAATACCAGGTTCACCTGCGGATAGGATGTCACTGCAAATTGGGGAAGTCGTTACGAAGGTGAATGGACAAGTTGTGCGTAGTGAAAAGGAATTTTACGAGGCCCTTCAGGTTAATCGAGCTTTTTGTAAGTTAGAGGTACTTGATTATAATGGCGAAGTACGATTTGCCAATCGATCGCTTTATGATGGCGAGCATCATGAATTAGGGTTATTATTTGTTCATGATGATAATCAATGGACGACAGAGGCTGTTTAG
- a CDS encoding CBS domain-containing protein: MQQLRNIMSSQVFTVSENDTCQKAASIMSEHNIGALPVVNNSGEVIGMITDRDITLRTTAQGENAQTPVSQVMTAQKIVQATPDMDVHEAAQLMAQQQIRRLPVVENGQVVGMVALGDLAVDNKFDNEAEQALSSISTPSSPQQ; encoded by the coding sequence ATGCAACAACTACGAAATATCATGTCATCACAAGTTTTTACTGTGTCTGAAAACGATACTTGTCAAAAAGCAGCGTCTATTATGAGTGAGCACAATATTGGTGCGCTCCCTGTTGTGAATAATAGCGGTGAAGTTATCGGGATGATTACTGACCGTGATATTACGTTACGTACAACTGCACAAGGTGAAAACGCGCAAACACCAGTATCACAAGTAATGACAGCGCAAAAGATTGTTCAAGCAACACCAGACATGGATGTTCATGAGGCAGCTCAATTAATGGCGCAACAACAAATTCGCCGTTTACCGGTTGTTGAAAACGGCCAAGTGGTAGGTATGGTTGCTTTAGGGGATCTTGCGGTGGACAATAAATTTGATAATGAAGCCGAACAAGCATTATCAAGTATTTCTACGCCGTCTAGCCCACAGCAGTAA
- a CDS encoding transcriptional regulator, with amino-acid sequence MAQLFEQRFEEWIQEQIIEEKNRRRRELLEKGLGHGTYEFLRTIWYPSVGNFDHLYPEWEVLDFNNGFRYLDLAYKPGEAKGCIEIQGYGPHARDLDVRRFKDLCWRHSLLALDGWTLLPIAYLSIKEQPKQCQQLILAFIGKFTSIETPSKLSWTEAEVIRFARRLLRPITPSEIANHLNIGERQARRILHNLVDLEILVVSSGNKRARTYMLR; translated from the coding sequence ATGGCGCAGCTTTTTGAGCAAAGGTTTGAAGAATGGATTCAAGAGCAAATTATTGAAGAAAAGAATCGAAGAAGACGTGAATTACTTGAAAAAGGTCTAGGTCATGGTACATATGAATTTCTCCGAACGATTTGGTACCCTTCTGTAGGAAACTTTGATCATTTATATCCGGAATGGGAGGTTCTTGATTTCAACAATGGTTTTCGCTATCTCGATCTTGCCTATAAACCTGGAGAAGCTAAAGGATGCATTGAAATTCAAGGATACGGTCCTCATGCGAGAGATCTGGATGTAAGAAGGTTTAAGGATTTATGCTGGCGCCATTCTTTATTAGCTTTAGATGGTTGGACTCTATTGCCTATAGCCTATTTATCGATTAAAGAGCAGCCTAAACAATGTCAACAGCTTATTCTTGCTTTTATAGGCAAATTCACCTCAATTGAAACACCTTCAAAATTATCTTGGACTGAAGCAGAAGTTATACGCTTTGCACGTCGTCTACTTCGTCCAATTACTCCTTCAGAGATTGCAAATCACCTAAATATTGGTGAACGTCAAGCAAGACGCATCTTACATAATCTTGTGGATTTAGAAATACTAGTCGTCTCAAGTGGAAATAAGCGCGCTCGAACATATATGCTAAGATGA
- the dctP gene encoding TRAP transporter substrate-binding protein DctP, producing the protein MKGNKLILILVAVVGLLMLAACGGKEEVAEDSNAEVKSETATNEQAEETKEVYKLKVGHISPDDQAYAIGFKEYAAAVEEATNGQVQFEIFGNGTLGGERELLEGVQLGTLDMSVITTGVVTNFVPEISVIEFPFLFRDLDHVYKTLDGEVGQELLDKVSEQGLKAIAFWENGQRHLSNSKHPIKTPEDLDGLKMRTIESELLLDTYAALGTNATPMAFPEVYGGLQQGVIDGSDFSTGVYWSTKVWEQSKYFSEVGLYYASAVLVINDDLLKSMPEDIQKVIVDLGKEYAQKQRQISQDLEAEQKQLLLDNGVEIINAEDLDIQAFRDKVQPVYEKHAEKYGSYIERIQAVQ; encoded by the coding sequence ATGAAGGGGAACAAGTTAATTTTGATCCTTGTTGCTGTTGTTGGTCTATTAATGCTAGCAGCATGCGGGGGAAAAGAGGAAGTAGCAGAAGATTCTAATGCTGAAGTGAAATCAGAAACTGCAACGAATGAACAAGCAGAGGAAACAAAAGAAGTTTATAAATTAAAGGTAGGTCATATTTCACCAGATGACCAAGCATATGCGATCGGCTTTAAAGAATATGCAGCGGCGGTAGAAGAAGCTACAAATGGACAAGTTCAATTTGAAATTTTTGGTAATGGAACATTAGGTGGCGAAAGAGAACTTTTAGAAGGTGTACAATTAGGAACATTAGATATGAGTGTTATCACAACTGGTGTTGTAACAAACTTTGTACCTGAAATTTCTGTTATTGAATTTCCGTTTTTATTTAGAGATTTAGACCATGTCTACAAAACATTAGACGGTGAAGTTGGACAAGAACTTTTAGATAAAGTATCTGAGCAAGGATTAAAAGCAATCGCATTCTGGGAAAATGGTCAGCGTCATTTATCAAATAGCAAGCATCCAATTAAAACTCCTGAAGATTTAGATGGTTTAAAGATGCGTACAATTGAAAGTGAGCTACTATTAGACACATATGCTGCATTAGGAACTAATGCAACGCCAATGGCATTCCCAGAAGTATATGGCGGTTTACAACAAGGCGTAATTGATGGATCAGACTTTTCAACTGGTGTATACTGGAGTACAAAAGTTTGGGAACAATCAAAATACTTCTCTGAAGTAGGACTTTACTATGCATCTGCGGTATTAGTTATCAATGATGATCTTTTAAAATCAATGCCTGAAGATATTCAAAAAGTGATCGTTGATCTTGGAAAAGAATACGCTCAAAAGCAACGTCAAATTTCACAAGATTTAGAGGCAGAACAAAAGCAACTTTTACTAGATAACGGAGTAGAAATCATTAATGCGGAAGACCTTGATATTCAAGCATTCCGTGATAAAGTTCAACCTGTATATGAAAAGCATGCTGAGAAGTATGGTTCATACATCGAAAGAATTCAAGCTGTACAATAA
- a CDS encoding HD-GYP domain-containing protein, which yields MNVYKVTYSKEPALHKFYNYLDKPGHLRYCFFILWMLSVILNSIFFQNNSNIFILYVIAVIFLGAGFYNKSPLFLMFFTTLIVLCRFLLVQNPNMLTGSFFILLLTYSIITFISAGLMKNIQKVKNDTLELTTALVNALDSRDPHTLHHSENVAKYAFEIAKEMNLKEDICNNIRIGGLLHDIGKIGIPEPILTKPGRLTTEEYDFIKAHPTIGYKMIKHVANFSSRGILDIILYHHERYDGKGYPKGLKGQQIPLLARIVAVADTFDAMTSKRVYRQQLDYKCALEEIRKNKGTQFDPVVADAFLNLYEEKSLNSTNENYLIENT from the coding sequence TTGAATGTTTATAAAGTGACTTACTCTAAAGAACCTGCTTTGCATAAATTTTATAATTATCTTGATAAACCTGGTCACCTTCGCTATTGTTTTTTTATCCTTTGGATGCTAAGTGTGATTTTAAATAGTATTTTTTTTCAAAATAACAGCAATATATTTATTTTGTATGTGATCGCCGTGATCTTTTTAGGAGCAGGGTTTTATAACAAATCGCCGCTATTTTTAATGTTTTTTACAACTCTCATTGTGCTGTGCAGATTTTTACTTGTTCAGAACCCAAACATGTTAACTGGTTCGTTTTTTATCTTGTTATTAACTTATTCAATCATAACGTTTATCTCTGCGGGGCTAATGAAAAACATCCAAAAAGTAAAAAATGATACGCTTGAATTAACAACAGCCCTCGTGAATGCTCTAGATTCAAGAGATCCGCATACATTGCATCATTCAGAAAACGTGGCAAAATATGCGTTCGAAATTGCAAAAGAAATGAATTTAAAAGAAGACATATGCAACAATATTCGGATTGGCGGGCTGCTGCATGATATCGGTAAAATCGGCATACCCGAGCCTATTCTAACAAAGCCCGGAAGATTAACAACGGAAGAATACGATTTTATAAAAGCACATCCTACCATCGGCTATAAAATGATTAAACATGTGGCTAATTTCTCTAGCAGAGGTATATTAGACATTATTCTCTATCACCACGAACGATATGATGGTAAAGGCTATCCAAAAGGATTAAAAGGGCAGCAAATTCCGCTGTTAGCACGAATTGTTGCAGTTGCGGATACCTTTGATGCGATGACTTCCAAACGCGTTTACCGTCAGCAACTTGATTATAAATGTGCACTTGAGGAAATTCGAAAAAATAAAGGAACTCAATTTGACCCCGTCGTTGCAGATGCATTTTTAAATTTATATGAGGAAAAAAGCTTGAACTCCACAAACGAAAACTATTTAATTGAAAATACATAA
- a CDS encoding DUF2198 family protein, translated as MSEVILAVLAPFLMVIFLTRITFNQYVSAILTLGIILAIFKGYEQPNLVIIAWVLSLVVGFFVSNRMNKKFNKKY; from the coding sequence ATGTCAGAGGTGATCCTTGCGGTTTTGGCTCCATTTTTAATGGTTATTTTTTTAACACGGATTACGTTTAATCAATATGTTAGTGCAATTTTAACGCTAGGAATTATTTTAGCGATATTTAAAGGCTACGAGCAGCCTAATTTAGTGATCATAGCGTGGGTTTTATCACTTGTTGTCGGCTTTTTTGTATCCAATCGGATGAATAAGAAATTTAATAAAAAGTACTAA
- the uvrB gene encoding excinuclease ABC subunit UvrB encodes MNGGSFVDQQFDLKSKYEPGGDQPKAIEKLVNGLKEGKRYQTLLGATGTGKTFTVSNVIQQINKPTLILAHNKTLAGQLYSEFKEFFPNNAVEYFVSYYDYYQPEAYVPQTDTFIEKDASINDEIDKLRHSATSSLFERNDVIIVASVSCIYGLGSPEEYREMVVSLRVGKEIERNQLLRDLVDIQYNRNDIDFQRGTFRVRGDVVEIFPASRDEHCIRVEFFGDEIDRIREVDALTGEILGDREHVSIFPASHFVTREEKMKIAIENIETELEERLKEMHENGKLLEAQRLEQRTRYDLEMMREMGFCSGIENYSRHLTLRPAGATPYTLFDYFPEDFLLIVDESHVTLPQVRGMYNGDRARKQVLVDHGFRLPSALDNRPLMFDEFEKVVKQAIFVSATPGPYEMEHAPEVIEQIIRPTGLLDPNIDVRPIQGQIDDLIGEINARVERNERVLVTTLTKKMSEDLTDYLKELGIKVSYLHSEIKTLERIEIIRDLRLGKYDVLIGINLLREGLDIPEVSLVAILDADKEGFLRSERSLIQTIGRAARNANGHVIMYADKITNSMRIAMDETKRRRTIQEEFNEKHHITPKTIQKEIRDVIRATMAAETEETYDTPTKAAKLTKDERVKLIAQFETEMKEAARALNFERAAELRDLILELKAEG; translated from the coding sequence ATGAACGGAGGTAGTTTTGTGGACCAACAATTTGATCTTAAATCAAAGTATGAGCCAGGTGGGGATCAGCCTAAAGCGATTGAAAAGCTTGTGAACGGCCTTAAGGAAGGTAAACGATATCAAACGTTGCTTGGTGCAACGGGGACAGGTAAAACATTTACGGTTTCAAATGTGATTCAACAAATTAATAAACCTACACTAATATTAGCTCATAATAAAACGTTAGCAGGACAGCTGTATAGTGAGTTTAAAGAGTTTTTTCCTAACAATGCAGTTGAATATTTTGTCAGTTACTATGATTACTATCAGCCTGAGGCATATGTGCCGCAAACAGATACGTTTATTGAAAAAGATGCAAGCATTAATGATGAAATTGATAAACTCCGCCACTCTGCGACATCATCTTTATTTGAACGGAATGATGTCATTATTGTGGCTAGTGTATCTTGCATATACGGTTTAGGTTCGCCGGAGGAATATCGAGAAATGGTTGTTTCACTTCGCGTCGGTAAGGAAATAGAACGCAACCAGTTATTACGTGATTTAGTGGATATCCAATATAATAGAAATGACATTGATTTTCAGCGTGGGACGTTCCGTGTTCGCGGGGATGTAGTGGAAATTTTTCCGGCATCACGTGATGAGCATTGTATTCGTGTTGAATTTTTTGGTGATGAAATTGATCGAATTCGTGAGGTTGACGCACTGACTGGAGAAATTTTAGGCGATCGTGAACATGTGTCAATCTTTCCGGCATCCCACTTCGTTACACGTGAAGAGAAAATGAAAATTGCGATTGAAAATATTGAAACAGAGTTAGAAGAACGTTTAAAAGAAATGCATGAAAACGGCAAATTGTTGGAGGCACAACGACTTGAGCAGCGAACTCGCTATGACTTAGAAATGATGAGAGAAATGGGTTTTTGCTCAGGAATTGAAAACTACTCTCGTCATTTAACGCTGCGACCAGCGGGTGCAACGCCTTACACACTTTTTGATTATTTTCCAGAAGACTTTTTGTTAATTGTCGATGAGTCACATGTGACGCTCCCTCAGGTTCGCGGCATGTATAACGGCGACCGCGCTCGAAAGCAAGTGCTTGTGGATCATGGCTTTCGGTTACCGTCCGCATTAGATAACCGTCCATTAATGTTTGATGAATTTGAAAAAGTTGTAAAGCAAGCGATTTTTGTTTCAGCTACACCCGGACCTTACGAAATGGAGCATGCTCCAGAAGTAATTGAGCAAATTATTCGTCCAACAGGGTTGCTTGATCCTAATATTGATGTTCGTCCAATTCAAGGCCAAATTGATGACTTAATTGGCGAAATCAATGCTAGAGTTGAACGAAATGAGCGGGTCCTCGTAACGACTCTAACGAAAAAAATGTCAGAGGATTTAACCGATTATTTAAAAGAGCTTGGCATTAAGGTTTCGTACTTACACTCAGAAATTAAAACATTAGAGCGGATTGAAATTATCCGCGATTTACGTTTAGGAAAGTATGATGTGCTCATAGGGATTAACTTATTGCGTGAAGGCTTAGATATTCCGGAAGTGTCGCTTGTCGCCATTTTGGATGCAGATAAAGAAGGTTTCTTACGTTCGGAGCGTTCATTAATTCAAACGATTGGCCGGGCAGCGCGTAATGCGAATGGCCATGTTATTATGTACGCAGATAAAATTACAAATTCAATGCGAATTGCAATGGATGAAACGAAACGTCGCCGGACAATTCAAGAAGAATTTAATGAGAAACATCATATTACACCTAAAACCATTCAAAAAGAAATTCGTGATGTCATTCGCGCGACGATGGCAGCTGAAACGGAAGAAACGTATGATACGCCAACAAAAGCTGCTAAGCTAACGAAGGATGAACGTGTGAAGTTAATTGCTCAGTTCGAAACAGAAATGAAGGAAGCAGCAAGAGCTTTAAACTTCGAGCGTGCTGCCGAGCTGCGTGATTTAATTTTAGAATTGAAGGCTGAAGGATAA